In the Chroogloeocystis siderophila 5.2 s.c.1 genome, ACGCGCATCAAGTAGCGCTACAGTTTGTGGTGTCGTGACAATGACTGCACCCGCCATAGGAACTGCTTGCGTCAGCGTTAATTGTGCATCGCCTGTCCCTGGAGGCATATCAACAATGAGATAATCTAAATTTCCCCACTCAACTTGATACAAAAATTGGCGAATAATACCATTCAGCATGGGTCCGCGCCAAATTACAGGTTGATCGCGATCAATCAAAAATCCCATCGATACCAATTTCACGCCATGATTGAACGCCGGTTCTAGTACTTCACCTTGTTTACCTTGCCGTACCATGACTTGACTGTCCCCAAGTCCTAGCATCGTTGGTGCATTCGGTCCGTAAATATCGGCATCGAGTAACCCAACTTTTGCTCCTGTTTGGGCAAGTGCAACTGCGACATTCACAGCAACAGTACTTTTTCCGACTCCTCCTTTACCACTAGACACTGCCAAAATATTTTTGACACCAGCAATTCCAGCACGGTCAGGTAGGCTTTTTTGTTGTGGCGTTTCGGCGGTTACATCAACAGAAACATCGGTTATACCTGGTAACTGCTTCACAGCTTTCTGACAGTCTTCTACGATAAATTCTCGCAACGGACAAGCTGGAGTCGTTAACACTAAGGTGAAGCTGACCTTGCCATCGTCAATCTTGACGTTGCGAATCATGTTCAGTTCCACCAAGCTTTTGCGAAGTTCGGGATCTTGTACGGGGCGCAAAACTTCTAAAACAGAACTGGAGTTGAGTATTTCTGACATGGTTGGTTCACTCTCAAGCAAGGCGCAACTGTGGCAAAAAAAATTGCCCCTGCCTAAATCTTAACGGGCAAGTGCTGTCCTGAGTGAGCGACTAGAGACAAGAAGCGAGAGACGACAACCGATAGATAAGGCACGTTGTGAGGATTTAGGATAGATGATTTAATTTATTGATACTTAGCTTTGATAGAGCTTATGTTTTTTTGGCTTAGCAAGCACATTTGCGTTAGCTTAAAAATCAAAACATCTGTCATTTAGAGGCTTCGGTTCGGTTGAGAGTGCAGTGTTTGCTGCTTGTTCCGCCGCTGCTGCTAAAGCCGCTGCAACTTTTGCTGCACGAGGTCGAATTAAAGACCAGATCAAAGGTGACAACCACCCATTTAATGTTACTGAGTAGGAAACACAGGTACCGCACACCGTTGACTCTACACGGTAAATGACGCGTTCTTCTATCCCTGGAATTGATAACACGCGCACGCTCATCATTTCTCCAGGATGCACGCGTTCGACAAAAATCCGAATCGGAATTGGACCTAAGCGCGTCACTGCTTGGAAAATTAAACCTGGTTTGGGTATTAATCCGTTCGGAACATTGGTGCTAGTAAGCAAAGGATGCCAAGAGACATCTGCCAAATTGACGACTTTTTGCCAAAGTTCATCCACCGAGGCTGAACTGATTTCTCGATATGTTCGTACTAAAGAACACTGAAACCGGCGACCTCTATGGTGAATAATTTTGGACAAGCAGCCTAGCATCTTTCTAATCCTCCTGTCTGTAGCGTGCCAAAACTGAATTTGTTTGTTGGCGATCGCTACCGATTTTGAGCGCTCAATGTAGCCTATTTTTTTAGCCTACTTCGCTAAAATCTAGTACGTTTGTTGCAAAATTTCAATTCCTGCTATCTTTAAGGATTGTTACTACATTCTTCGCGCAATTTATTTGTCAAACTCTCAGATAATATTCAGTTTTTGTCTTCCCTCAAATGATAGAAATTGATGAAAGTCACAACGAGTCAATTAAGTGTCGTCAGAATGTAGGCAATGCGTTGTAGGTAATCATTACTATAGGCGACAACAGCTAGTAAACTAACATCACAATCAGAATCTGGAAAGAATTGTTGCATTTTAAAATTGAAGGTACAGAACAAGGCACAATTGTTATTTGTGCCACAGTTGAGCAATGTAATAGCAAACACTTTTATTGACTCAGCCTGACACAAGTCTGGAAATATTGCTTTTAAGAAATTTAAGTTGACTTATGACGACTGCTTTAAATCCTCAGATAACCTCCTCCCAATCTCCACCACCAGAAGATGCTAAAGTTCGAGTTAAGCAGCTGATGCAGAATCTGCAAGATAAAATCTGTCAGGAATTAGAGCAACTCGACGGTGTCGGTAAGTTTCGCCAAGATGCTTGGGAACGCGAAGAAGGTGGCGGCGGGCGATCGCGTGTGATGCGCGATGGCGCAGTTTTTGAACAAGGCGGAGTTAATTTTTCTGAGGTTTGGGGAACGCATTTACCCCCCTCGATTTTGGCACAGCGTCCCGAAGCATCTGGACATCAATGGTTTGCAACAGGAACTTCGTTAGTTTTGCATCCGCGCAATCCTTATATTCCAACAGTTCACTTAAACTATCGTTACTTTGAAGCAGGTCCAGTTTGGTGGTTTGGCGGTGGTGCAGACTTAACACCTTACTACCCGTTTGCAGAAGATGCAGCACATTTTCATACCACACTCAAGCAAGCCTGCGATGCACATCACAAAGAATATTATCCAACCTTTAAGCGCTGGTGTGACGAATATTTTTACCTCAAGCACCGTCAAGAAACTCGTGGCGTCGGTGGTATATTTTTTGACTACCAAGATGGTCAAGGACAGTTGTATCGCGGTCCTTTGCCCGATGGTGCAGCAGCAGCATATAGTAACTTGCTAGGCGATTTACCACAACGCAATTGGGAAGATTTGTTTACTTTTGTACGTGATTGCGGTGATGCTTTCGTACCAGCATATGCACCAATTGTCAAGCGCCGGAAAGACATAGAGTATGGTGATCGCGAACGTCATTTTCAGCTATATCGTCGCGGTCGGTATGTAGAGTTTAATTTAGTTTACGACCGAGGCACGATTTTCGGTCTACAAACGAACGGACGCACCGAGTCAATTTTAATGTCGCTACCGCCTTTGGTACGTTGGGAATACTGCTACGAACCCGAACCGAATACGCCCGAAGCGGAGTTGTATGAAATATTCCTAAAGCCTCAAGATTGGGCAAATTGGAAAAATCAGGGATGATCCCGCAAGAGAAGCTGGGGAAGAAATTTTTACGATTGCGGCATTACGTGTGTTGAATTTTGAAGAACCCCTGTATTAACCCTGATTTCTGTTAAGTTTCCGAAAACGATAGGGACCGAGAATCGCTCCCCAGGTGGCTTTACCTGTTGTGGAGTCGATTCCTTTGTCGTAGCTTAAAAATTCTTCTGGAGAGGCTTCAAAGCCGATGGAGACTTGTACAGTGTTGCCCGCGTAGGAAAAACAGCAGCGGCGATCGCTTGGTAAAGTAGCTTTAAAATGATAATCGCGTTCGAGTCGGTTGACGGTGACATCAAGAAGACAGCCTGGAAGTAACTCAAAGTCTTCGGGTGTCAGCATTTTGAGAATATCGGGGTTAGCACCCGCACCACGCAGCGTAGTAGGGTTTTTAGGCATATAATACTGTACTTGCAGTGCAACGTCGTCAGGGCGCTGTTGGAGGCGGATCAGGCGCTGTCGATACGGTTGATCGAGTTTGACAATATTTGCTTGTTCGGCAAACAGCGTATAACTATCTTCGGTAAATACCGCTACGGGTTGATGCCAAAGACGCAGGTGAACGTACCAAGCAGGTTCAGCGATCGCTTGTTCTTGATTCGTAAATTCGCCAGTTAGATACTGCGCTAGCGCCTTTAGCTGCGATGATAAAGTCATAATTCTGGATAAGGTGATTGGGCAGTAGTCAATAGTGAACCACTAACTCCTAACCACTAACCACATTTAACTGCGACGCGATTACCGATGGTTCGAGATTACGCCCAATAAAAACTAATTTGGTTTGCTGCGGTTCTTCTGGTTGCCACATCCGGTCATAAAATTGTTCAAAGCGTCCGCCGACTCCTTGTAATACGAGACGCATTGGCTTATTTGGTACAGCGACAAAGCCTTTAATGCGATAAATTTCTTGTTCTTGCGCTAAGGTTTGCAGTTGCTTTTGGAGTTTTTGCGGATCGAAGCTACGGTTGAGAACTAAATGTGCCGAGGTAATTTCGTCGTCGTGGTCGTGGTCTTCTTCAGTATCATGGTGGCTAGGACGTGCGGCTAAGTCGTCTTCTACAGCAGCATTGACTCCGAGGAGAATATCAGTGTCGAGTTGTCCGTTTGTGGATGCAACGATTTTGACGACTCTTGGTAATTCCTGTTGTACTAAGTTAATAATTTCTGCCTGAGTTGCGCTATCGACTAAATCTGTTTTGTTTAAAACGACTAAATCCGCACACGCGAGTTGATCTTCAAATAATTCTTGTAAGGGTGTTTCGTGTTCTAAGTTGGGATCGGCTTGGCGATCGCGTTCAACAGCTTCAGGATCGCTGGCAAAAGTTCCGGCGGCGACGGCGGCGCAATCGACTACTGTAATAACGGCATCGACAGTCGCAGCGTTACGAATTTCGTGCCAACGAAAGGCTTTTACAAGGGGCTTGGGTAGGGCTAAACCCGAAGTTTCGATCAATATACAGTCAATGCTGTCACGCCGCTGTAATAGCTGCTGCATCGTCGGTAAAAACTCTTCTTGCACCGTACAGCACAAGCAACCATTCGTGAGTTCAACGATATTATCTGTACCGTCACCATCTTCGGGACAGATTTGACAAGATTTGAGTAACTCACCATCAATTCCTAATTCGCCAAATTCGTTGACGAGAACTGCGATGCGTCTACCTTGGTTGTTTTGTAATAAGTTGCGAATGAGTGTCGTTTTACCGCTACCAAGAAAGCCAGTGACGATCGTAACCGGAATTTTTTTAAATGCCATATCTGTTTTGAGAGACAACAGTGGGGCAATCTGCTTGCGATCTCCTGAATGCGAACATCCAAGTCATCTCAAGGGTACTGCCCCTAAAGCTTATTCAGCTATGATTTATTATCTCATTTACTCAGCAGTTGCCAATTCAGTGCTACCACGCGTGCGACGACGTGTCAAGGTATTGAATAGCATTTGACCAATTGCTTTGATCAAGTTACCTTCTAACTCATTAAACAGCTTCATATTCAATCCAAAAGCCGCATTGGCTTCATCAACAATGCGATCGGCAGTTGCTTCATCGATGGGTAGTTCGTTCAATGCATGACGGTAAGTGGCTTTGAAAGCTTTTTCGTCAGGAATATCTTTAAATTCGTAGAAAGCGACTCCTTGTCCTTCGGATAAGTTCATTGCGCGTTGGGCAATGTTTTTCAGAATTTGTCCGCCAGAGAGATCGCCAATATAACGCGTGTACGAGTGCGCGATTAAGAGTTCTGGTGCGGTGTTAGATATTTCGCGGATGCGGTTAACGTAAGTTTTGCCGACAGGAGTCAGTTCAACTTGCTCTCTCCAGTTAGAACCATAGTAGTAGCTCAAGTCTTGTTCTAAGCTGCGTTGTCGGTTAAGTTGTTTAAAATAAATTTTTGATACGATTGGGTGCTGCTGATGCCGTTCCATTTCTTCTTCCATCGCGGAGTAGACAAAGTAGAAATTGCCGACTAGCTTACGATACGAATTTTTTTCGACGACTCCTTTTAAAAAGCACTTGACAAAACCAACGTTTTCAGCCATCGTATGGGCTTTTTTTGTACCCTCACGCAATTTTGTTGCTAAATTACTGCTCATGCTTAAATTCCCAATATTAATTTTTACTGCTGAAGTGTCAATCTACAAACGGCAAATTAGAGCCACTAAATCGTTACAGTAAAACGATTTGCTTAACATTTGTGTTAAAAATTCTGAAGTTGCTGCCGGAAATGGCTGCGTAGCGATTGAAGTTGTAGTGTATTTCCGGCACTGAGTCATGAACACTTCGCAATTAGAGCGCTACTTTTACTTAAGGGATCTAACCTGAAACGTAGGAAATACAAGGTTTTGACAAGCAACAATAAAAGATTAACAATAGTACTCAACTAAGATATTACGATTTTTTATAAACCCCCGAACTTTACGAAGTTTTTTAACTAATAGCCTTGTAGCTAACTAGGCGGTTGCACCATGTCTCGCACGTTACCATGGATAGATGCTATTGCCTGAGTAACACAGCCGTCTTGCTTGTGGGTAATCATCGGCATTTGGTATTTGGGTGCCATGACAATCAGCCCCGTGCGGTCAATTTTTGTCTGAGAAAGACATTGTAGGCGAAATCGCTGTAAAAGCATTGCTAGCAAAATTTTGATTTCCATCATCGCAAACGCCGCGCCAATACAGGTACGCGTTCCAGTACCAAAGGGATTGTATTCAAACGAAGTAGGAGTGATTTTTTGCAAGCGATCGGGATTAAACTCCTCTGGCTCACAAATACCTCAGTCCCCGCGGGCAAGGTATAGCCGCCTAACTCGGTTGTTGAAGTAACGCGTTTATTCCAAGGTACAGGTGGCAGGACCCGCATACTTTCTTTAATAACACGCTCTAATAACGGTAACTGCTGCAATTGTTCAACCGTCGGTGCTTCACCCTTGAGCTTATCTGCTAATTCATCAAAAAGGTCAGCCGCCATTTATGGGTGTTGCGAGTCCCAAGAATTTGGATGGCTGAGGACTAGGTACTTTGAGAACACGACTATCTGTAACCTTCGTCGTCGATATCCTCTACGCTGATGACGTTTACTAAATATATAATCAATCGCAACTTCCTTTTTTAGGGATTTTGCTGGTGTTTGCTGAAGTGGCTCTAAATGAACAATTCTTGAGTCAAAACTTTTGCCAGCAAGCCGATGTCGTAGCTAAACAGAGTTCAATTTTTATACTTCAAGCACAAGCTATCTCATGCTGATATTTCTAGCAATGTTTCCTCACTTGATTGACACAAGGTAACTGTACGCGCTACATCATGAATCAATGGTCGCGTAAGCCTTTTGTAATGCAAAGTTTTTTTAATTTTCGATTTGATCGGCATGAGGAGGAATGGAGATGGATGGTAGCTTGATCGTATCCAACATCCTGAATCCACCTGTCCTATTTTTCTTCTTGGGAATGACCGCTGTTCTCGTTAAGTCGGATTTAGAAATTCCTCCTCCTGTTCCCAAACTCCTCTCGCTTTATCTGCTGCTGGCGATCGGATTCAAGGGAGGCGTAGAACTAGCGAAAAGTGGGATTACGCAAGCGGTTGTTCTGACGCTGTTGGCGGCAATGTTGATGGCGTGTTTTGTGCCAATTTATACGTTTTTTATTCTAAAGTTGAAGCTGGATAATTATGACGCGGCAGCGATCGCCGCTACGTATGGCTCAATTAGTGCAGTGACGTTCATTACTGCCAGTGCATTTCTCACAGAACTCGGCATTGATTTTGATGGTTACATGGTTGCTGCCCTGGCACTGATGGAATCTCCAGCGATCATTATTGGTCTAATCTTGGTCAATCTCTTCACAACGGATAGCGACCGTGACTTTGCTTGGTCAGAAGTGTTACAAGAAGCGTTCCTCAATAGTTCCGTCTTTCTCCTCGTTGGTAGTCTGCTGATTGGGATCTTGACAGGGGAACATGGTTGGCAGGTGATGGAACCTTTTACTCAAGGAATGTTCTATGGTGTTCTCGCCTTCTTTTTGCTAGATATGGGACTCGTTGCGGCGCGCCGAATTAAGGACTTGCAAAAAACGGGAGTTTTCCTCATCTCATTTGCCATCTTGATTCCAATACTCAACGCCGGTATTGGTTTATCAATCGCTAAGTTTATTGGGATGCCTCAAGGCGATGCACTCTTATTTGCGGTGCTGTGTGCTAGTGCTTCTTATATTGCGGTTCCAGCAGCGATGCGACTAACGGTTCCCGAAGCCAATCCCAGCCTTTATGTTTCTACTGCTTTAGCCGTCACATTCCCGTTCAATATCATCGTTGGCATTCCGCTTTATCTATACGGAATTGAATTATTGTGGAGATGATTATATGCACCTTGTCAAAAGAATCGAAATTATTGCGAACTCGTTTGAGCTTGGCAAAATTTTAGCAGGTTTAGATAAAGCAGGCGTTCACGGTCATGCTGTGATTCGCAATGTTGCCGGAAAAGGATTGCGCGAAGGCGAAGACCTCGACATGACGATGCTTGACAACGTGTACATCATTGCATTTTGTAAGCCGGAACTGCTCAAACCCGTCGTTGAAAATATTAGACCTGTACTCAATAAATTTGGGGGAACCTGCTACATCACCGATGCGATGGAAATTCGCTCGGTAAAATGTGTTGCCTCGATGTAAGAAAACATGAAATCAATAAAGCATTCTATCCAACGCCGTGACTTCTTGCGATTAGGAACAGTTGGTTTACTCGTAACGGCGAATGATATCTTCTGGCACATTAAACCCGCGCAAGCTGCGGAACCAATTCTGCAATCACTTGATCCCGATGCCGCTTTACAAAAGCTAATTGCGGGAAATTTGCGCTTTGCCGAACACC is a window encoding:
- a CDS encoding Mrp/NBP35 family ATP-binding protein — encoded protein: MSEILNSSSVLEVLRPVQDPELRKSLVELNMIRNVKIDDGKVSFTLVLTTPACPLREFIVEDCQKAVKQLPGITDVSVDVTAETPQQKSLPDRAGIAGVKNILAVSSGKGGVGKSTVAVNVAVALAQTGAKVGLLDADIYGPNAPTMLGLGDSQVMVRQGKQGEVLEPAFNHGVKLVSMGFLIDRDQPVIWRGPMLNGIIRQFLYQVEWGNLDYLIVDMPPGTGDAQLTLTQAVPMAGAVIVTTPQTVALLDARKGLRMFQQMQVPVLGIVENMSYFIPPDMPDKQYDIFGSGGGEKTAAELGVPLLGCVPLEITLRQGGDRGVPIVVADPDSASAKALKAIALSIAGKVSVAALT
- a CDS encoding polyketide cyclase / dehydrase and lipid transport; this translates as MLGCLSKIIHHRGRRFQCSLVRTYREISSASVDELWQKVVNLADVSWHPLLTSTNVPNGLIPKPGLIFQAVTRLGPIPIRIFVERVHPGEMMSVRVLSIPGIEERVIYRVESTVCGTCVSYSVTLNGWLSPLIWSLIRPRAAKVAAALAAAAEQAANTALSTEPKPLNDRCFDF
- the hemF gene encoding oxygen-dependent coproporphyrinogen oxidase, with translation MTTALNPQITSSQSPPPEDAKVRVKQLMQNLQDKICQELEQLDGVGKFRQDAWEREEGGGGRSRVMRDGAVFEQGGVNFSEVWGTHLPPSILAQRPEASGHQWFATGTSLVLHPRNPYIPTVHLNYRYFEAGPVWWFGGGADLTPYYPFAEDAAHFHTTLKQACDAHHKEYYPTFKRWCDEYFYLKHRQETRGVGGIFFDYQDGQGQLYRGPLPDGAAAAYSNLLGDLPQRNWEDLFTFVRDCGDAFVPAYAPIVKRRKDIEYGDRERHFQLYRRGRYVEFNLVYDRGTIFGLQTNGRTESILMSLPPLVRWEYCYEPEPNTPEAELYEIFLKPQDWANWKNQG
- a CDS encoding chromophore lyase CpcT/CpeT, with product MTLSSQLKALAQYLTGEFTNQEQAIAEPAWYVHLRLWHQPVAVFTEDSYTLFAEQANIVKLDQPYRQRLIRLQQRPDDVALQVQYYMPKNPTTLRGAGANPDILKMLTPEDFELLPGCLLDVTVNRLERDYHFKATLPSDRRCCFSYAGNTVQVSIGFEASPEEFLSYDKGIDSTTGKATWGAILGPYRFRKLNRNQG
- the cobW gene encoding cobalamin biosynthesis protein CobW codes for the protein MAFKKIPVTIVTGFLGSGKTTLIRNLLQNNQGRRIAVLVNEFGELGIDGELLKSCQICPEDGDGTDNIVELTNGCLCCTVQEEFLPTMQQLLQRRDSIDCILIETSGLALPKPLVKAFRWHEIRNAATVDAVITVVDCAAVAAGTFASDPEAVERDRQADPNLEHETPLQELFEDQLACADLVVLNKTDLVDSATQAEIINLVQQELPRVVKIVASTNGQLDTDILLGVNAAVEDDLAARPSHHDTEEDHDHDDEITSAHLVLNRSFDPQKLQKQLQTLAQEQEIYRIKGFVAVPNKPMRLVLQGVGGRFEQFYDRMWQPEEPQQTKLVFIGRNLEPSVIASQLNVVSG
- a CDS encoding heme oxygenase (biliverdin-producing) encodes the protein MSSNLATKLREGTKKAHTMAENVGFVKCFLKGVVEKNSYRKLVGNFYFVYSAMEEEMERHQQHPIVSKIYFKQLNRQRSLEQDLSYYYGSNWREQVELTPVGKTYVNRIREISNTAPELLIAHSYTRYIGDLSGGQILKNIAQRAMNLSEGQGVAFYEFKDIPDEKAFKATYRHALNELPIDEATADRIVDEANAAFGLNMKLFNELEGNLIKAIGQMLFNTLTRRRTRGSTELATAE
- a CDS encoding sodium-dependent bicarbonate transport family permease; translation: MDGSLIVSNILNPPVLFFFLGMTAVLVKSDLEIPPPVPKLLSLYLLLAIGFKGGVELAKSGITQAVVLTLLAAMLMACFVPIYTFFILKLKLDNYDAAAIAATYGSISAVTFITASAFLTELGIDFDGYMVAALALMESPAIIIGLILVNLFTTDSDRDFAWSEVLQEAFLNSSVFLLVGSLLIGILTGEHGWQVMEPFTQGMFYGVLAFFLLDMGLVAARRIKDLQKTGVFLISFAILIPILNAGIGLSIAKFIGMPQGDALLFAVLCASASYIAVPAAMRLTVPEANPSLYVSTALAVTFPFNIIVGIPLYLYGIELLWR
- a CDS encoding P-II family nitrogen regulator; the encoded protein is MHLVKRIEIIANSFELGKILAGLDKAGVHGHAVIRNVAGKGLREGEDLDMTMLDNVYIIAFCKPELLKPVVENIRPVLNKFGGTCYITDAMEIRSVKCVASM